From the Kitasatospora atroaurantiaca genome, the window GGTCCCGGCGCCTGGCCCGTCTGCTCCGTCAAGGCCGGTCTGACCAAGGGCGGTTCGGCCGCCCAGGTCGACAGCGACAGTGCGGCCAGCGCCGCCGGCACCATCCAGGGTTCCAAGAAGGCCGGCGAGCAGGACGCCGCCCAGGCGCCCGTGGTCCCGGTCTTCCCCGGCAAGGCCGGTTACGACGAGGCCTCGGGCAAGTACTGGTACCAGAAGGACGGCAACTGGTACTGGACCAGCCACGAGGAGATCTACAACCAGTTCGCGCAGACCCCTGCCGCGACGCCGTCCACCCCGGCGACCCCGGCAGCCCCGGCGACCCCCGAGGTCACGATCCCTCAGGCGGTCCCGGTCCCGGTTCCTCCGGCGGCCCCGGCCCCGCAGGCCGCCCCCGTCCAGCAGAGCACGTCCGCGGTCGGCAACACTTACACCGTCGTGCCGGGTGACACCCTGTCGGACATCGCCCACGACCAGCACCTCTCGGGCGGCTGGCACAAGCTGTACGACGGCAACAGGTCGACCGTCGGGGGCAACCCGGACCTGATCCTCCCCGGCCAGGTGCTCCACCTCGGCTGAGACCGCGGCGTGGACCAGGGGGCGTTCCGGCGGCGGCCGGAACGCCCCCTTTCGCGGTCATTCAGGTGAACTACCGGCGAGTAGCCGGGCCACACGGTGAGACGGGGCCAAGGGCAGCGTGGCCCGGAGCGCCGGTGCGGTTAGGCTCTGGTCGT encodes:
- a CDS encoding transglycosylase family protein — protein: MLFTGSGRHRRRTQTEKAIAVAGVAGVGLAMPLLTATGAHAAPVSTWDKVAECESGGNWSINTGNGFYGGLQFSNSTWKAYGGAQYAAQAHQASKGQQIAVAEKVLASQGPGAWPVCSVKAGLTKGGSAAQVDSDSAASAAGTIQGSKKAGEQDAAQAPVVPVFPGKAGYDEASGKYWYQKDGNWYWTSHEEIYNQFAQTPAATPSTPATPAAPATPEVTIPQAVPVPVPPAAPAPQAAPVQQSTSAVGNTYTVVPGDTLSDIAHDQHLSGGWHKLYDGNRSTVGGNPDLILPGQVLHLG